One Tessaracoccus lacteus DNA window includes the following coding sequences:
- the ftsZ gene encoding cell division protein FtsZ — MASASQNYLAVIKVVGVGGGGVNAVNRMIEAGLRGVEFIAVNTDAQALLMSDADVKLDIGRELTRGLGAGADPAKGRQAAEDHSDEIEEALQGADMVFVTAGEGGGTGTGAAPIVAKIARSLGALTIGVVTRPFSFEGRRRSTQAESGIESLREEVDTLIVIPNDKLLQMTDHQVAILDAFKQADQVLMQGVSGITDLITTPGLINLDFADVKSIMSQAGSALMGIGSARGEDRARAAAEMAISSPLLEASIDGAHGVLLSIAGGSDLGLFEVSAAAQLIEEAAHDEANIIFGTVIDDALGDEVRVTVIAAGFDGGQPQKKVAAVRKPEVRPATQPRPGPGAPAPVATAMPGQPTPAPRPAPVVEDDDDLDVPDFMK, encoded by the coding sequence TCGAGGCGGGGCTCCGCGGGGTCGAGTTCATCGCGGTCAACACCGACGCGCAGGCGCTCCTGATGAGCGACGCCGACGTGAAGCTCGACATCGGCCGCGAGCTGACCCGCGGCCTCGGCGCGGGAGCCGACCCGGCGAAGGGTCGGCAGGCCGCCGAAGACCACTCGGACGAGATCGAGGAGGCGCTGCAGGGCGCCGACATGGTGTTCGTGACCGCGGGCGAGGGAGGCGGCACCGGGACGGGTGCGGCTCCCATCGTGGCGAAGATCGCCCGTTCGCTCGGCGCGCTGACCATCGGCGTGGTGACCAGGCCGTTCTCCTTCGAGGGCCGCCGCCGTTCCACGCAGGCCGAGTCCGGCATCGAGTCGCTGCGCGAAGAGGTCGACACCCTCATCGTCATCCCCAACGACAAGCTGCTGCAGATGACCGACCACCAGGTCGCCATCCTCGACGCTTTCAAGCAGGCGGACCAGGTGCTGATGCAGGGCGTATCCGGCATCACCGACCTGATCACGACGCCCGGCCTGATCAACCTCGACTTCGCGGACGTGAAGTCCATCATGAGCCAGGCCGGTTCCGCCCTGATGGGCATCGGGTCGGCCCGCGGCGAGGATCGCGCACGTGCCGCGGCCGAGATGGCGATCAGCTCCCCGCTGCTCGAGGCGAGTATCGACGGTGCGCACGGCGTGCTGCTGTCCATCGCCGGCGGCTCCGACCTCGGCCTGTTCGAGGTCTCCGCCGCCGCGCAGCTCATCGAGGAGGCGGCACACGACGAGGCGAACATCATCTTCGGCACCGTGATCGACGACGCGCTGGGCGACGAGGTCCGGGTGACGGTCATCGCCGCAGGGTTCGACGGCGGCCAGCCGCAGAAGAAGGTCGCCGCTGTCCGCAAGCCGGAGGTCCGGCCGGCGACGCAGCCGCGTCCCGGACCCGGCGCGCCGGCGCCGGTGGCCACCGCGATGCCCGGGCAGCCGACGCCGGCCCCGCGGCCCGCGCCGGTGGTCGAGGACGACGACGACCTGGATGTCCCCGACTTCATGAAGTGA
- a CDS encoding cell division protein SepF yields the protein MVGVRKLAAWMGLVEDGRYRTDDPVDHDAEGEATNDVYVDEEPSQEISRVAPIRRPAQLTPVEHKEVADLSRIVSVRPRSYNEARVIGENFRDGIPVIMNLSDMEDGEDKRLVDFAAGLIFGLRGNIERVSSKVFLLCPHNLVVGPEDKERIASGGFFNQS from the coding sequence ATCGTGGGCGTTCGTAAGCTTGCGGCGTGGATGGGCCTCGTCGAGGACGGCCGGTACCGCACCGACGACCCCGTGGACCACGACGCCGAGGGTGAGGCGACCAACGACGTCTACGTCGACGAGGAGCCGAGCCAGGAGATCAGCAGGGTCGCGCCCATCAGGCGACCCGCACAGCTCACGCCGGTCGAACACAAGGAGGTGGCCGACCTGAGCCGCATCGTCAGCGTCCGACCCCGCTCGTACAACGAGGCGCGCGTGATCGGCGAGAACTTCCGCGACGGCATCCCCGTCATCATGAACCTCTCGGACATGGAGGACGGCGAGGACAAGCGCCTCGTCGACTTCGCGGCCGGGCTGATCTTCGGCCTGCGCGGCAACATCGAGCGGGTTTCGAGCAAGGTCTTCCTCCTGTGCCCCCACAATCTGGTGGTCGGCCCGGAGGACAAGGAACGCATCGCCTCCGGTGGGTTCTTCAATCAGAGTTGA
- a CDS encoding DivIVA domain-containing protein produces the protein MSLTLDEVRQIRFRMTRRGDVGYQVGDVDTFIDKVEVTFDEFEKERERLRREIDSVQATNVSPAAGDDSDLRSELKAKDDTIAQLRAEVDRLNSAISAGGDATAAQAAAEGRVRELTAQNEQLKNQLDQVRAEFDKARSERVTNVAGTQHLTVTASEDAAPAVTRLLQMATDQATTLVNEAQAEAQRKLAEAEQRATEIKTDARTKADRVESEARVNAEQLTKQAEARAAAVDQQAADRRHALFSDLEREQGELVGKVTALRDFESSYRQNLTESLKRFLGSINDDHPEPGEVPELAQRPSETPRLDALASGDQS, from the coding sequence ATGAGCCTGACCCTTGATGAGGTCCGCCAGATCCGCTTCCGCATGACGCGACGCGGTGACGTCGGTTATCAGGTGGGCGACGTCGACACGTTCATCGACAAGGTCGAGGTCACCTTCGACGAATTCGAGAAGGAGCGCGAGCGCCTTCGCCGCGAGATCGACTCCGTCCAGGCGACCAACGTCTCCCCGGCGGCAGGCGACGACTCCGATCTCCGGTCGGAGCTGAAGGCCAAGGACGACACCATCGCGCAGCTCCGCGCCGAGGTGGACCGCCTGAACTCCGCGATCAGCGCCGGCGGCGACGCGACGGCCGCGCAGGCCGCGGCCGAGGGTCGCGTCCGTGAGCTCACTGCGCAGAATGAGCAGCTGAAGAACCAGCTCGACCAGGTTCGCGCCGAGTTCGACAAGGCCCGCTCTGAGCGGGTCACCAATGTCGCCGGTACCCAGCACCTGACGGTCACGGCCAGCGAGGATGCCGCCCCCGCCGTCACCCGGCTGCTGCAGATGGCCACCGACCAGGCCACCACGCTCGTGAACGAGGCCCAGGCTGAGGCGCAGCGGAAGCTGGCCGAGGCCGAGCAGCGCGCCACCGAGATCAAGACGGACGCCCGCACCAAGGCCGACCGTGTCGAGTCGGAGGCCCGCGTCAACGCCGAGCAGCTGACGAAGCAGGCGGAGGCACGCGCCGCGGCCGTCGATCAGCAGGCCGCCGACCGCCGTCACGCGCTGTTCTCCGATCTGGAGCGCGAGCAGGGCGAGCTGGTCGGCAAGGTCACCGCGCTGCGAGACTTCGAGTCCAGCTACCGTCAGAACCTCACGGAGTCGCTCAAGCGCTTCCTCGGTTCGATCAACGACGATCACCCCGAGCCCGGCGAGGTGCCCGAGCTCGCCCAGCGGCCGTCGGAGACCCCGCGTCTCGACGCCCTGGCAAGCGGAGATCAGTCCTAG
- a CDS encoding TraR/DksA family transcriptional regulator produces MPKKAADEVRALPVLEGEDPWTSEEIAEQRAELSDDLERLERRIRSAEETLQSLLKGGTDGAGRDPADVGSSNFERDQEVSLAANVREMAEQARLAIALFDSGEYGYCEVCGQPIGKGRLQVFPRATLCVTCKQREERR; encoded by the coding sequence ATGCCAAAGAAAGCCGCCGACGAAGTTCGGGCGCTCCCGGTCCTCGAAGGCGAGGACCCGTGGACCTCGGAGGAGATTGCCGAGCAGCGCGCTGAACTCTCCGACGACCTCGAGCGCCTCGAGCGCCGCATCCGCTCCGCGGAGGAGACGCTGCAGTCCCTCCTCAAGGGCGGCACCGACGGAGCCGGCCGCGACCCCGCGGACGTCGGCTCCAGCAACTTCGAGCGGGACCAGGAGGTCTCCCTCGCGGCCAACGTCCGCGAGATGGCGGAGCAGGCGCGCCTGGCCATCGCGCTCTTCGACAGCGGTGAGTACGGCTACTGCGAGGTGTGCGGCCAGCCGATCGGCAAGGGGCGTCTGCAGGTCTTCCCCCGAGCCACCCTGTGCGTGACCTGCAAGCAGCGCGAGGAGCGGCGCTGA
- a CDS encoding signal peptidase II, with the protein MRRSALILVACGIGLGGLAVDQLVKLASVAFLTPGVPVPIVGDLLQLQLIRNPGAAFGMGSSATIVFTILAMVATLACLFVVLPRVTRMWQAVVAGLFLAGITGNLVDRIFQPPAALHGHVIDMFSLRGFAIFNVADICITVAAGIVIGWSLFADRAEAKARKAAAR; encoded by the coding sequence GTGCGCCGCAGCGCACTGATCCTCGTCGCCTGCGGCATCGGGTTGGGCGGCCTCGCCGTCGACCAGCTGGTCAAGTTGGCCTCCGTCGCGTTCCTGACCCCCGGCGTGCCGGTCCCGATCGTCGGGGACCTGCTGCAGCTGCAGCTGATCCGTAACCCCGGCGCCGCCTTCGGGATGGGGTCCTCGGCCACCATCGTCTTCACCATCCTCGCGATGGTGGCGACCCTGGCCTGTCTGTTCGTCGTCCTGCCGCGGGTGACCCGCATGTGGCAGGCCGTCGTGGCCGGCCTGTTCCTCGCCGGCATCACAGGCAACCTGGTCGACCGGATCTTCCAGCCCCCGGCGGCGCTGCACGGGCATGTGATCGACATGTTCTCGCTGCGCGGCTTCGCGATCTTCAACGTCGCCGACATCTGCATCACCGTCGCGGCGGGCATCGTGATCGGCTGGTCGCTGTTCGCGGACCGGGCCGAGGCGAAGGCGAGGAAGGCCGCGGCCCGATGA
- a CDS encoding RluA family pseudouridine synthase: MSLFIVPDTLAGQRVDAVAARVSGYSRARIELLVEAGSLSLGGTIVTKGSQRVAGGELLELLEDPAPTTATAVPQLADGVGIVYEDADIVVVDKPVGVAAHPSLGWGGPSVVEHLAAAGVAVSTSGAAERQGIVSRLDVGTSGLMVVARSEVAYSVLKQAFRDRTVDKTYHTLVQGHPDPFVGTIDAPIGRHPGADWKMAILEGGRASVTHYETLEAHRAATLLQVHLETGRTHQIRVHMAAIGHPCVGDPLYGADPALSARLGLGRQWLHAVGLGFTHPTRGDHVEFSSPYPADLQRALDLVRAD, encoded by the coding sequence ATGAGCCTGTTCATCGTGCCCGACACACTGGCGGGCCAGCGCGTCGACGCAGTGGCCGCCCGGGTGTCGGGGTACAGCAGGGCGCGTATCGAGCTGCTCGTCGAGGCCGGCAGCCTCAGCCTGGGTGGGACGATCGTCACGAAGGGTTCGCAGCGCGTCGCCGGGGGAGAGCTGCTCGAGTTGCTGGAGGATCCCGCGCCCACCACCGCGACGGCGGTCCCGCAGCTCGCCGACGGCGTCGGGATCGTCTACGAGGACGCCGACATCGTCGTCGTCGACAAGCCCGTGGGCGTCGCGGCACACCCCAGCCTCGGCTGGGGCGGCCCGTCGGTAGTGGAGCACCTGGCCGCCGCCGGCGTCGCTGTGTCCACGTCGGGGGCCGCCGAGCGGCAGGGCATCGTCTCGCGCCTCGACGTCGGCACCAGCGGACTGATGGTCGTCGCCAGGTCCGAGGTGGCCTACAGCGTGCTCAAACAGGCGTTCCGCGACCGGACGGTGGACAAGACGTACCACACGCTCGTGCAGGGGCACCCCGACCCGTTCGTCGGCACGATCGACGCGCCCATCGGCCGCCATCCCGGCGCCGACTGGAAGATGGCCATCCTCGAAGGTGGCCGCGCATCCGTCACGCACTACGAGACGTTGGAGGCGCATCGGGCGGCGACGCTGCTGCAGGTCCACCTCGAGACGGGCCGCACGCACCAGATCCGGGTGCATATGGCGGCGATAGGCCATCCGTGCGTCGGGGACCCGCTGTACGGCGCCGATCCGGCGCTGTCGGCCAGGCTGGGGCTGGGCCGCCAGTGGCTGCACGCCGTCGGCCTGGGTTTCACGCATCCGACGCGCGGCGACCATGTCGAGTTCAGTTCCCCCTACCCTGCGGATCTGCAGCGAGCCCTCGATCTGGTGCGGGCCGACTGA
- the pyk gene encoding pyruvate kinase: MRRAKIVCTLGPSAEAVDRLVDLINAGMNVARLNMSHGDYNEHGTRLKNVRAAADITGKTVGVFADLQGPKIRLGRFLNDEKPYLAVGDIFTITIDDIQGTKERCSTTFKGLPGDVNVGDQILIDDGKVALKAIQVTDTDVVCETVVPGPVSNNKGINLPGVAVSVPALSDKDERDLRWALAHPDIDMIALSFVRSGDDIKRVHEIMDEEGRRLPVIAKLEKPQAIANLQEIIDSFDAFMVARGDLGVELPLEEVPLVQKRIVRAARKWAKPVIVATQMLESMINNPRPTRAEASDVANAILDGADAVMLSGETSVGDFPVETVSTMARIVEKTEREGHAEIHIIDWDPHTTGGILAKVAAEVAERIGARYLVAFTKSGDTGRRLSRLRSPIPMLVFSPEKSTRQTMTLSWGVDTHITPEFTAQEEMVDAVDQYLRTNNLIEVGERIVVVSGSPMGVPGKTNNLRVHKVKDLPEA; this comes from the coding sequence GTGCGTAGAGCAAAGATCGTTTGTACCCTCGGCCCTTCGGCCGAAGCAGTTGACCGCCTCGTTGACCTGATCAACGCTGGCATGAATGTCGCCCGACTCAACATGAGCCACGGCGACTACAACGAGCACGGCACCCGGCTCAAGAATGTCCGTGCCGCAGCTGACATCACCGGCAAGACCGTCGGCGTGTTCGCCGACCTCCAGGGCCCCAAGATCCGTCTCGGCCGCTTCCTGAACGACGAGAAGCCGTACCTGGCCGTCGGTGACATCTTCACCATCACCATCGACGACATCCAGGGCACCAAGGAGCGTTGCTCGACGACGTTCAAGGGCCTGCCCGGCGACGTCAACGTCGGCGACCAGATCCTGATCGACGACGGCAAGGTCGCCCTGAAGGCCATCCAGGTCACCGACACCGACGTGGTCTGCGAGACGGTCGTCCCCGGTCCGGTCTCCAACAACAAGGGCATCAACCTGCCCGGCGTCGCCGTCTCGGTCCCCGCCCTGTCCGACAAGGACGAGCGTGACCTGCGCTGGGCGCTCGCCCACCCCGACATCGACATGATCGCGCTGTCCTTCGTCCGCTCCGGCGACGACATCAAGCGCGTCCACGAGATCATGGACGAGGAGGGTCGCCGCCTGCCGGTCATCGCCAAGCTCGAGAAGCCCCAGGCGATCGCCAACCTGCAGGAGATCATCGACTCCTTCGACGCCTTCATGGTCGCCCGTGGCGACCTGGGCGTCGAGCTGCCGCTGGAGGAGGTGCCCCTGGTCCAGAAGCGGATCGTACGCGCCGCGCGCAAGTGGGCGAAGCCGGTCATCGTGGCCACCCAGATGCTCGAGTCCATGATCAACAACCCGCGCCCGACGCGCGCCGAGGCTTCCGACGTCGCGAACGCCATCCTCGACGGCGCCGACGCCGTGATGCTGTCCGGAGAGACCTCGGTCGGCGACTTCCCTGTCGAGACCGTCTCCACCATGGCGCGCATCGTCGAGAAGACGGAGCGCGAGGGCCACGCCGAGATCCACATCATCGACTGGGACCCGCACACCACCGGGGGCATCCTGGCCAAGGTGGCTGCCGAGGTCGCCGAGCGTATCGGTGCCCGCTACCTCGTCGCGTTCACCAAGTCGGGTGACACCGGACGCCGCCTGTCGCGTCTGCGCTCGCCCATCCCGATGCTCGTGTTCTCCCCGGAGAAGTCGACCCGCCAGACCATGACCCTGTCGTGGGGTGTCGACACGCACATCACGCCGGAGTTCACCGCGCAGGAGGAGATGGTGGACGCCGTCGACCAGTACCTGCGCACGAACAACCTCATCGAGGTCGGCGAGCGCATCGTGGTCGTGTCCGGCTCGCCCATGGGTGTCCCCGGAAAGACCAACAACCTCCGCGTGCACAAGGTCAAGGACCTGCCCGAGGCCTGA
- a CDS encoding ANTAR domain-containing response regulator: protein MDKKKPAVLVAEDEALIRLDLVELLTEEGYEVVGEAGDGEEAVKLARELEPDLVIMDVKMPKMDGITAAEIIAEERIAPIVMLTAFSQRDLVERARDAGAMAYVVKPFGASDVVPAIEIAMGRFQEITAIEEELANLEDRLESRKIIDQAKGILQQDLGLTEPEAFRWIQKTAMDMRKSMRDVAEGVISHKKKA, encoded by the coding sequence ATGGATAAGAAGAAGCCCGCTGTCCTGGTTGCCGAGGACGAGGCGCTGATCCGACTGGACCTGGTCGAGCTGCTCACCGAGGAGGGCTACGAGGTCGTCGGCGAGGCGGGTGACGGCGAGGAGGCCGTGAAGCTCGCCAGGGAACTCGAGCCCGACCTGGTCATCATGGACGTGAAGATGCCCAAGATGGACGGCATCACCGCCGCTGAGATCATCGCCGAGGAGCGCATCGCGCCCATCGTCATGCTCACGGCGTTCTCGCAGCGCGACCTCGTCGAGCGGGCCCGCGATGCCGGCGCCATGGCCTACGTCGTCAAGCCCTTCGGCGCCTCCGACGTCGTCCCGGCGATCGAGATCGCCATGGGCCGCTTCCAGGAGATCACCGCGATCGAAGAGGAACTGGCCAACCTCGAGGACCGCCTCGAGTCGCGCAAGATCATCGACCAGGCCAAGGGCATCCTGCAGCAGGACCTCGGCCTGACCGAGCCTGAGGCGTTCCGCTGGATCCAGAAGACGGCGATGGACATGCGCAAGTCGATGCGGGACGTCGCCGAGGGCGTCATCTCGCACAAGAAGAAGGCCTGA
- a CDS encoding PaaI family thioesterase, whose product MTDLPAWLDSMASPLDAKLGLELTELTPSRVVGSIPVEGNQQPFGLLHGGASGVLVETLASMGAVAHGMPDGKVPVGVDLNVTHLKAVRSGRVTGVATALHLGRTLAVYQVEITDDAGRTTAIGRLTCRLIAAPAGS is encoded by the coding sequence ATGACAGACCTGCCTGCCTGGCTCGACTCCATGGCCTCCCCCCTCGACGCGAAGCTCGGCCTCGAGCTGACCGAACTCACACCGTCGCGGGTCGTCGGCTCGATCCCCGTGGAGGGCAACCAGCAGCCATTCGGTCTCCTGCACGGCGGCGCGTCCGGCGTGCTCGTCGAGACCCTGGCCTCGATGGGCGCGGTGGCCCACGGGATGCCGGACGGGAAGGTGCCCGTCGGCGTCGACCTGAACGTCACCCACCTGAAGGCCGTGCGGTCGGGCCGCGTCACAGGCGTCGCCACGGCACTGCACCTCGGCAGGACGCTGGCCGTCTACCAGGTGGAGATCACCGACGACGCCGGCCGGACGACGGCCATCGGCCGGCTGACGTGCCGGCTGATCGCGGCCCCCGCGGGCAGCTAG
- the polA gene encoding DNA polymerase I has translation MTDAPRLLLIDGHSVAYRAFYALPVENFATSTGQHTNAVFGFTSMLINVLRDERPTHLAVAFDVARQSFRTEEYPEYKGTRAKSPEEFTGQVTLIKEVLDALNVAHLELPGYEADDIIATMSTRAEAEGFDVSIVTGDRDAMQLVTDHVTVLYPRKGVSDLARMTPSTVEEKYLVPPARYPELAALVGETSDNLPGVPGVGPKTAAKWLTAYDGLDNIVARAEQIPGKAGASLREHLGDVVRNRRLNALVRDLQLDTTVAATERHDWDRARVHELFDALEFRVLRERLLELAPAEETQAEAFEVRGGPLAPGAVGAWLEAHASGPTAAEFVGHWGSGTGDVIGIALAAGDGEGAWLDTAALTPADDAALASWLADPARTKYVHGAKGPMLACWARGWELRGVAVDTLLAAYLVRPDQRAYDLADLSLRLLNRDLSLAADTTQDPQAAFDFDEDSDRDAEAALLRSRAVFDLAGALEAQLEEQGAASLMTQVELPVQVSLARMERAGVAVDRDRLEALRGEFDANVSAAQQAAWDVLGHEVNLGSPKQLQGVLFDELDMPKTRRTKSGYTTDAEALEGLFAKTAHPFLGHLLAHRDAIRLRQTVDGLLAAVADDGRIHTTYVQTIAATGRLSSTDPNLQNIPIRTAVGRRIRSAFVPGEGFESLMSADYSQIEMRIMAHASGDAGLIDAFTSGRDFHGEMASLVFGVEPGDVTGEMRARIKAMNYGLAYGLSAFGLSNQLKISVGEAKALMEDYFARVGGVHAYLAGIVDEARRTGYTETMLGRRRYLPDLTSSNRQRREMAERAALNSPIQGSAADVIKVAMINLDRAISEAGLASRVLLQVHDELVLEVARGEREAVADIVRREMTGAFDLLVPLDVSVGVGQDWESAAH, from the coding sequence GTGACTGACGCGCCAAGACTGCTGCTGATCGACGGCCACTCCGTGGCCTACCGGGCGTTCTACGCCCTCCCGGTGGAGAACTTCGCCACCAGCACGGGGCAGCACACCAACGCCGTGTTCGGGTTCACCTCCATGCTGATCAACGTGCTGCGCGACGAGCGACCCACCCACCTTGCCGTCGCGTTCGACGTTGCCAGGCAGTCGTTCCGCACCGAGGAGTACCCGGAGTACAAGGGCACGCGCGCCAAGTCACCCGAGGAGTTCACGGGACAGGTGACCCTCATCAAGGAGGTCCTCGACGCGCTCAACGTCGCCCACCTGGAGCTGCCGGGCTACGAGGCGGACGACATCATCGCGACGATGTCGACGCGCGCCGAGGCCGAGGGGTTCGACGTGTCGATCGTCACCGGCGACCGCGATGCCATGCAGCTCGTGACCGACCACGTCACGGTTCTCTACCCGCGCAAGGGTGTCTCGGACCTCGCGCGGATGACCCCTTCCACCGTGGAGGAGAAGTACCTCGTCCCGCCCGCCCGCTACCCGGAGCTCGCGGCGCTGGTGGGGGAGACCAGCGACAACCTCCCCGGGGTGCCCGGCGTCGGGCCGAAGACTGCGGCGAAGTGGCTGACCGCCTACGACGGGCTGGACAACATCGTCGCCCGCGCAGAGCAGATCCCCGGCAAGGCGGGCGCCTCGCTGCGCGAGCACCTGGGCGACGTGGTGCGGAACCGGCGGCTGAACGCGCTGGTGCGCGACCTCCAGCTCGACACGACGGTGGCGGCGACGGAGCGGCACGACTGGGACCGTGCGCGCGTGCACGAGCTGTTCGACGCGCTGGAGTTCCGGGTCCTGCGCGAGCGGCTGCTGGAGCTCGCGCCCGCGGAGGAGACGCAGGCCGAGGCCTTCGAGGTGCGCGGCGGACCGCTCGCCCCGGGCGCCGTCGGCGCCTGGCTGGAGGCGCATGCCTCAGGGCCGACGGCCGCGGAGTTCGTCGGCCACTGGGGCTCCGGCACGGGGGACGTCATCGGCATCGCGCTGGCCGCGGGCGACGGCGAGGGGGCGTGGCTCGACACGGCGGCCCTGACGCCCGCCGACGATGCCGCCCTGGCGTCCTGGCTCGCCGACCCGGCCCGCACTAAGTACGTGCACGGCGCCAAGGGCCCGATGCTGGCCTGCTGGGCCCGCGGCTGGGAGTTGCGCGGCGTCGCCGTCGACACGCTGCTCGCCGCGTACCTGGTGCGCCCCGACCAGCGCGCCTATGACCTTGCCGACCTCTCGCTCCGGCTGCTGAACCGCGACCTGAGCCTCGCCGCCGACACCACGCAGGACCCGCAGGCGGCCTTCGACTTCGACGAGGACTCCGACCGCGACGCCGAGGCTGCGCTGCTGCGTTCCCGCGCCGTGTTCGACCTCGCCGGCGCGCTGGAGGCGCAGCTCGAGGAGCAGGGCGCCGCAAGCCTCATGACGCAGGTCGAGCTGCCCGTGCAGGTGAGCCTCGCGCGCATGGAACGCGCCGGCGTCGCCGTCGACCGCGACCGGCTGGAGGCGCTGCGCGGCGAGTTCGACGCCAACGTCAGCGCGGCGCAGCAGGCCGCCTGGGACGTGCTGGGCCACGAGGTGAACCTCGGCTCGCCCAAGCAGCTCCAGGGCGTGCTGTTCGACGAGCTCGACATGCCGAAGACCCGTCGCACGAAGTCCGGCTACACCACGGACGCGGAGGCCCTGGAGGGTCTGTTCGCGAAGACCGCGCACCCGTTCCTCGGTCACCTGCTCGCGCACCGCGATGCGATCCGGCTGCGCCAGACGGTCGACGGGCTGCTGGCCGCCGTCGCCGATGATGGCCGCATCCACACCACCTACGTGCAGACGATCGCCGCCACCGGCCGCCTGTCGTCCACGGACCCGAACCTGCAGAACATCCCGATCCGCACCGCGGTCGGCCGGCGGATCCGCTCCGCGTTCGTGCCGGGGGAGGGCTTCGAGTCGCTCATGTCGGCCGACTACTCGCAGATCGAGATGCGCATCATGGCGCACGCGTCCGGCGACGCCGGCCTCATCGACGCATTCACATCAGGCCGTGACTTCCACGGCGAGATGGCGTCGCTGGTGTTCGGGGTCGAGCCCGGGGACGTGACCGGCGAGATGCGGGCCCGTATCAAGGCGATGAACTACGGGCTGGCCTACGGGCTGAGCGCGTTCGGGCTGAGCAACCAGCTGAAGATCTCGGTCGGCGAGGCCAAGGCGCTGATGGAGGACTACTTCGCGCGCGTCGGGGGCGTGCACGCCTACCTGGCCGGCATCGTCGACGAGGCGCGCCGCACCGGCTACACCGAGACGATGCTCGGTCGGCGCCGCTACCTGCCCGACCTGACGAGCAGCAACCGGCAGCGCCGCGAGATGGCGGAGCGGGCGGCCCTGAACTCACCGATCCAGGGGTCGGCGGCCGACGTCATCAAGGTCGCGATGATCAACCTCGACCGGGCCATCTCCGAGGCGGGACTGGCCAGCCGCGTGCTGCTGCAGGTGCACGACGAGCTCGTGCTCGAGGTCGCACGGGGGGAGCGGGAGGCCGTCGCCGACATCGTGCGGCGTGAGATGACCGGGGCCTTCGACCTGTTGGTGCCGCTCGACGTTTCCGTCGGCGTCGGCCAGGACTGGGAGTCCGCGGCCCACTGA
- a CDS encoding class F sortase, whose product MPRLVLLVVGLLVLALAVWGVASEATDPAGQEAGPLPSPAASPSTPAPAPSSSAPPDGCSPAGEGFVPDRYSIEALDVDEPVVALNLDATGSIAAPPLDEPRMASWWSGGPEPGSDEGQVVLTIHTYGNGGAVGNELFADGRSQLEPGDLLRLTGPDGASQCYEFTDATKIAVADYDPDSDLMVDFDGEPRLAIIICWDFDGTDWDSRVFFHFDPIGAAED is encoded by the coding sequence TTGCCCCGACTCGTTCTGCTCGTCGTGGGCCTGCTGGTCCTCGCCCTCGCCGTGTGGGGGGTTGCCTCCGAGGCAACGGATCCCGCCGGGCAGGAGGCAGGTCCGCTACCCTCTCCCGCCGCGTCGCCGTCAACGCCGGCGCCCGCCCCGTCTTCCTCGGCGCCCCCCGATGGCTGCTCACCCGCAGGCGAGGGCTTCGTGCCGGACCGCTACAGCATCGAGGCGCTGGACGTGGACGAACCCGTCGTCGCCCTCAACCTCGACGCGACCGGCAGCATCGCCGCCCCACCGCTCGACGAGCCGCGGATGGCGTCCTGGTGGAGTGGGGGCCCGGAGCCGGGCAGCGACGAGGGGCAGGTCGTCCTCACGATCCACACCTACGGCAACGGTGGGGCCGTCGGAAACGAGCTGTTCGCCGACGGGCGCTCACAGCTGGAGCCGGGCGACCTGCTACGGCTGACGGGGCCGGACGGCGCATCTCAGTGCTACGAGTTCACGGACGCCACCAAGATCGCCGTCGCCGACTACGACCCCGACTCGGACCTGATGGTCGACTTCGACGGGGAACCGCGGCTCGCCATCATCATCTGCTGGGACTTCGACGGGACCGACTGGGATTCCCGGGTGTTCTTCCACTTCGACCCGATCGGCGCCGCCGAGGACTGA